The following proteins are co-located in the Flammeovirga kamogawensis genome:
- a CDS encoding dihydrofolate reductase, with protein sequence MKISIIVAKASNNVIGKDNQLIWHIPADLKYFKKTTSGHCVIMGRKTHESIGKCLPKRSNIVISRNPDYEPAVDAILTDSLSNAIAIARKQGEKEVFIIGGGAIYEEAMKIADKLYVTEIHDQFVGDTFFPDILSTQWNEISRFEYAKSDSSPYAYSFVNYVRKK encoded by the coding sequence ATGAAAATATCGATCATTGTTGCCAAAGCTTCGAATAATGTAATTGGCAAAGACAATCAACTCATTTGGCATATACCTGCAGACTTAAAATATTTTAAAAAAACAACTTCCGGGCATTGCGTAATAATGGGTAGAAAAACACATGAGTCGATAGGTAAATGTTTACCTAAGCGTTCTAATATTGTTATTTCTAGAAACCCCGATTACGAACCAGCGGTAGATGCAATTCTGACAGATAGTTTAAGTAATGCCATAGCCATTGCTAGAAAACAAGGTGAAAAAGAAGTTTTTATAATTGGCGGTGGTGCAATTTATGAGGAAGCAATGAAAATTGCTGATAAATTGTATGTTACTGAAATTCACGATCAATTTGTTGGAGACACCTTCTTCCCTGATATTTTATCAACTCAGTGGAACGAAATCTCACGTTTTGAATATGCTAAAAGTGATAGCTCACCTTATGCCTATTCATTCGTAAATTATGTACGAAAAAAATAA